In the genome of Actinomycetes bacterium, the window CGAGCAGGTCGAGGCGTACCGCCGCGATGGCTTCGTCGTGGTCGAGGAGTTCCTGCCCCGGGAGGAGGTGGAGCGGGTCCGGGCGCGCTGGGAGCGGCTGTTCAAGCACGAGTGGGAGACCGGGGTCGCTCCCGACGAGGTCAACTACACCCCCGGGGTGACCCCGGGCAACGTCACCCGCCAGCTGTGCAACGCGTGGAGGGCCGACCGGGTGGTCGCCGCCACCACGCTCGCCCGCCGCAACGCCGGGTTCGCTGCCCGGCTCGCCGGCCTCCCCGGCCTGCGCATCAACCAGGACAACCTGATCTGGAAGCCGCCCAGCGGCAAGGCCCTGCTGGTGCACCAGGACGGCTCCTACCTCGACTGGCTGGAGCCGCCGAACATGGTCACCTGCTGGATGGCGCTGGACGACACCAGTGCCGACACCGGAACGATCTGCTACGCCCGGGGCTCGCACCACTGGCCCAAGGTCCCGGTCGGGGGCAGGTTCCACGCCCCCGACGACTGGCTGTCCTACGTCCGCGAGGTCATGCCCGCCGGCGCCGAGCTGGACCTGGTCCCGATCGAGGTCCCGGCCGGCGGTGCCGCGTTCCACGACGCCTGGGTCTTCCACGGCAGCCCGGCCAACGACCGGGCCGACGCCGAGCGGCGCGCGGTCATCAGCCACCTGATGGCCGCCGACACGCGCTGGAACCCGGCTGCCAGCCACCCCGTCTACTCCCGCTACCGCCGGCCCGGCGAGACCGAGATGGACGAGGCCTTCTTCCCAGTGCTCTGGGCCGAGGACGGCTACCGCACGCCCTGGGTCGACGCCTACGTCGCCGACGCGCGGCCCTGACCTGACGCGGCCCTGGCTGGTTCGCAAGTCGGACAGTCGCTGATACACGACCGGCTCGCTAGCCCCGGCGGGCGGTCACCGCGTACTCGTACAGGGCCGCCTTGGAGTTGCGCTTGCGCAGGGTGCGCACCTGCACGGCGGTGAAGCCGGCCTGGGCGAGCAGCTCGGCGTACCAGTCCTGGGAGGGCACGACGTGGCCGAAGAAGGTGGAGTTGCCGATCACGTAGACGACCGTTCCGCCGGGCGCGACCACGTCATGGGCGGCCAGGAAGTGCCGCCACATGTCGGAGAAGTACCGCTCCACGTAGCGGGCGAGCAGCCGTCCGCTACGGTGCTCGGCCGCGGCGATGCGCCCCAGGGTCGCCTCGAAGGACCCGTTCAGCGGGACGGCCTGGGCCGGCGACCAGTCGGCGAGCCGGCTGGTGGCCACCCCCCAGGTGCCGCCGATCGCGCTCCAGTCCAGCTCGCCGGCCTGCCTCGAGTCGTCCAGGAAGCGTAGCCAGTACATGTAGGGACGCAGCTCGCGGACGTAGCTGACGCGGTTGGCGTACGGCGGTGAGGTGAAGAGCACCTGGATGGGGCGGTCGGCGAGGCATGCGGGTGAGCGGGCGTCCCCGAGCCGCACGCACGCCCGGCCCGGCAGCGTGCGGCCCGCGGTGGCCACCACGTGCTCGGCCTCGACCCGGAAGCGGTCCA includes:
- a CDS encoding phytanoyl-CoA dioxygenase family protein, with amino-acid sequence MEPTAEQVEAYRRDGFVVVEEFLPREEVERVRARWERLFKHEWETGVAPDEVNYTPGVTPGNVTRQLCNAWRADRVVAATTLARRNAGFAARLAGLPGLRINQDNLIWKPPSGKALLVHQDGSYLDWLEPPNMVTCWMALDDTSADTGTICYARGSHHWPKVPVGGRFHAPDDWLSYVREVMPAGAELDLVPIEVPAGGAAFHDAWVFHGSPANDRADAERRAVISHLMAADTRWNPAASHPVYSRYRRPGETEMDEAFFPVLWAEDGYRTPWVDAYVADARP
- a CDS encoding DNA methyltransferase — its product is MTVPQNAHLTFRANAAAGRHGWLRLTPAYSYRLVAGTLAGREPGTTVLDPFSGSGTTGLFAVEAGLDAVLVDVNPFLVWLARAKTRGYGEAQLREARERAVAVAASARAAAGSDGLWQPPIFRIDRWWSPPALDGLRALRAALDEHEDGGPATDLLLVALCRTLIAVSGAAFDHQSMSFKPGGTAARVGDVLDRFRVEAEHVVATAGRTLPGRACVRLGDARSPACLADRPIQVLFTSPPYANRVSYVRELRPYMYWLRFLDDSRQAGELDWSAIGGTWGVATSRLADWSPAQAVPLNGSFEATLGRIAAAEHRSGRLLARYVERYFSDMWRHFLAAHDVVAPGGTVVYVIGNSTFFGHVVPSQDWYAELLAQAGFTAVQVRTLRKRNSKAALYEYAVTARRG